From Leishmania donovani BPK282A1 complete genome, chromosome 34, the proteins below share one genomic window:
- a CDS encoding transmembrane/endomembrane-like protein has product MRLGKQVPGSARHMRAGRAPILVAALVLLCATVFASAGITGYSTGTIISPQANAYRSRRTLSPMDYYKLPVCQPSDEVMKARREHPLIGDILTGNRLVPTMFEFRVGEDVKCATLCDASFTVKAVRRANYMINNDYYVRMFLDNKPLVSASPHEGSNAYLLGYPLGAQNDVEKTQVKTNIIHNHLDFTIRIKNRAISQFTGEEVVGFKVVARSLAEVGTCTATAFQHSSRPYILPSYRDGKDLKVPFTYSVTWERSNEEYPIEHRIGEDTQRRGHKIAALYGVLLTMLTGVVVAFVMLRTVRKDLAVYLDEELDEREIREESGWKLVRGDVFRPPQQAAALATAVGAGCQIAATMLSSVFLCAIHVVDSTHRGTFLSTVIALFLIGHVVSGFVTTRLLKLFGMATWKSAMCCMAAFPAALGGGVMLLNLIHWAKHSTAAIPFLTVVGIILSWLLISLPFGCYGIYWGFKMDTLAVTARVSSIPRLIPEDADSMTLYYVLAGSLVPFIACCVEIPFALNAFWREEPMYLYGFLTFFSIALVVLCAEVGIVVTYFTLRGEDYRWWWRSYSALATSGIHLFAYSILFLKRSLQIRALSSIILFLGYMLGASIMFGMALGSIGFIGSFWLVQKMYASIKAE; this is encoded by the coding sequence ATGCGACTCGGAAAACAGGTGCCAGGAAGCGCGCGGCACATGCGTGCAGGGCGCGCACCTATTTTGGTGGCAGCACTGGTGCTCCTGTGTGCCACCGTCTTTGCCTCGGCCGGCATCACTGGCTACTCGACCGGCACGATTATATCGCCTCAAGCGAATGCCTaccgcagccgtcgcaccCTCTCCCCGATGGATTATTATAAACTCCCTGTTTGCCAGCCCTCCGATGAGGTGATGAAAGCGAGGCGCGAACATCCCCTTATTGGCGACATTCTGACGGGCAATCGTCTTGTTCCGACCATGTTCGAGTTCCGAGTTGGCGAGGACGTCAAGTGCGCCACCTTGTGCGATGCCAGCTTCACTGTCAAAGCGGTGCGGCGGGCGAACTACATGATCAATAATGACTACTACGTGCGCATGTTCCTCGACAACAAGCCGCTCGTTTCGGCATCCCCTCATGAGGGGAGTAACGCGTATCTCCTAGGCTACCCTCTTGGCGCACAGAACGACGTTGAAAAGACCCAGGTGAAGACGAACATTATTCACAATCATCTCGACTTTACCATTCGCATCAAGAACCGGGCGATCTCTCAGTTCacgggagaggaggtggtcgGCTTCAAAGTCGTCGCCAGAAGTCTTGCGGAGGTGGGCACGtgcacagcgacagcgtTTCAACACTCAAGCCGCCCGTACATCTTGCCGAGTTATAGGGATGGAAAGGATTTGAAGGTTCCTTTCACGTACAGCGTGACTTGGGAGAGGTCTAACGAGGAGTACCCCATCGAGCACAGAATTGGAGAAGATACCCAGCGGCGCGGGCACAAGATCGCCGCCCTGTACGGCGTTCTGCTTACCATGCTGACGGGCGTTGTGGTAGCGTTTGTGATGCTCCGCACTGTGCGCAAGGACCTGGCCGTCTACCTTGACGAGGAGCTGGACGAGAGGGAGATACGTGAGGAGTCGGGCTGGAAACTGGTACGCGGCGACGTTTTCCGCCCGCCCCAGCAAGCCGCAGCCTTGGCGAcggccgtcggcgccgggTGCCAGATTGCGGCGACCATGCTCAGCAGCGTGTTCCTCTGCGCCATCCACGTCGTGGACTCGACGCACCGCGGCACCTTCCTGAGCACTGTCATTGCACTTTTTCTGATTGGTCACGTTGTCTCCGGTTTTGTGACGACTCGACTGCTGAAGCTCTTCGGTATGGCCACGTGGAAGAGCGCCATGTGCTGCATGGCAGCGTTCCCGGCTGCACTAGGAGGCGGCGTCATGCTCCTAAACCTCATCCATTGGGCGAAGCACAGCACGGCGGCCATCCCGTTCCTGACGGTGGTCGGAATTATACTTTCGTGGCTGCTCATCTCACTTCCTTTTGGGTGCTATGGCATCTACTGGGGCTTTAAGATGGACACTCTGGCCGTCACGGCCAGGGTCAGCAGCATCCCTCGACTCATACCGGAAGATGCGGATAGCATGACTCTCTACTATGTACTTGCTGGTAGTCTTGTGCCCTTCATTGCGTGCTGCGTGGAGATACCCTTCGCCTTGAACGCCTTCTGGCGGGAGGAGCCCATGTACCTCTACGGCTTCCTGACCTTCTTCTCCATTGCACTGGTCGTGCTTTGCGCGGAGGTGGGCATTGTGGTGACCTACTTCACCTTGCGCGGGGAAGACTACcgttggtggtggcgcagctaCTCCGCTCTTGCGACTAGTGGCATCCACCTGTTTGCATACAGCATTCTCTTCCTCAAGCGCTCTCTGCAGAtccgcgcgctctcctcgaTCATCCTCTTCCTGGGTTACATGCTCGGCGCGTCCATTATGTTTGGTATGGCGCTCGGCTCTATCGGTTTTATTGGGTCGTTTTGGCTCGTCCAGAAAATGTACGCCTCCATCAAGGCTGAATAG